The Niastella koreensis GR20-10 genome includes a window with the following:
- a CDS encoding tetratricopeptide repeat-containing sensor histidine kinase translates to MMVMAAPAMAQLAANLSQGELRQLLKESKRDSNRLLILYELGRTYLKQINSDKKAVMMDSAADLFNQALRLGDSLHLRNFWFESTLLVAEAHLNKDDTVEGKKSFFQVAAIYHAKGDVQREARTWLRLGRKINWYQENSAEVESYLDKAVQLYAQAHNIEREAYARTILAGFHYNFGKSNLTESELLRALELYNKIGSTKVSDVYYSLSYVNRYRGAYEKSLLYATKCVENAERNNDTTSLDNYYGELALVYDELSRPEESCHWYRKTLEKRSEQKQDGTSVLQTATFLIRQLIKLKKNREALALMDSLLVVYPPKNLREKSAVAQNYAYCFDALKRYPEAEQNYISCLAYCRKAGFDNETISIGNMDLGRFYLQHGQFKKAKTYLDTAVTIMGADRVIDQRELFKMRFTADSALGNYSAAIKNLQYYQFLNDSIYNERKSRQIEELTVQYETQKKEQNIRLLENEKQLQQNELAKEQNTKRWIVGAVLLLIAIVGLLVNYSRLKQRTNQELQVQQIQIEKKNNSLQQLVAEKEWLVREIHHRVKNNFHMVMGLLHTQAAYLQSEEAIQAVTESSQRIQAMSLVHQKLYQSDNLSAINMTGYIHELIDYLKDSFHTGNTIRFNLQIDPVTFTVSYCVPVGLIVNEAVTNAIKHAFPDKQEGVIDISLKSLGDEHFLLSIKDNGVGLPATFNAASQTTMGMRLMRGLSDDLDAVFQIHNNNGTQITLDFIAEA, encoded by the coding sequence ATGATGGTAATGGCAGCGCCGGCTATGGCACAGCTGGCGGCCAACCTGTCGCAGGGTGAATTGCGCCAATTGTTGAAGGAAAGCAAACGGGACAGTAATCGTCTTCTGATCCTGTATGAACTGGGCAGAACCTACCTTAAACAGATCAACAGCGATAAAAAAGCGGTCATGATGGATTCTGCCGCTGACCTGTTTAACCAGGCCCTCAGGCTGGGCGATTCCCTGCACTTAAGGAACTTTTGGTTCGAAAGCACTCTGCTTGTCGCGGAAGCTCATCTTAACAAAGACGATACGGTAGAGGGGAAGAAAAGTTTTTTTCAGGTGGCGGCTATTTATCATGCAAAAGGCGATGTGCAAAGAGAGGCGCGTACCTGGCTGAGGCTGGGCCGGAAAATAAACTGGTACCAGGAAAATAGCGCCGAGGTGGAATCTTATTTAGATAAAGCGGTCCAATTGTATGCGCAGGCGCACAATATAGAAAGAGAAGCTTATGCGAGGACTATACTGGCAGGTTTCCATTATAATTTTGGGAAATCCAATTTAACAGAAAGCGAGTTACTGCGTGCGCTTGAATTATATAATAAGATAGGAAGTACAAAGGTTTCGGATGTATATTATTCCCTTTCTTATGTGAACAGGTACCGGGGTGCTTATGAGAAGTCGCTTTTATACGCCACAAAATGTGTTGAAAATGCTGAGCGTAATAATGATACTACTTCTCTTGACAATTATTATGGCGAACTGGCCCTGGTATATGATGAATTGAGCCGTCCGGAAGAAAGCTGCCATTGGTACCGGAAAACACTTGAAAAAAGATCGGAACAAAAACAGGACGGGACATCTGTCTTACAAACGGCAACTTTTCTTATCAGGCAACTGATAAAACTAAAAAAGAACAGGGAAGCCCTTGCTTTGATGGATAGCCTGCTGGTGGTATATCCGCCAAAAAACTTACGGGAAAAGTCTGCCGTTGCACAAAATTATGCGTATTGTTTTGATGCATTGAAGCGCTACCCGGAAGCGGAGCAAAACTACATTTCCTGTTTGGCATACTGCCGTAAAGCAGGTTTCGACAATGAAACCATTTCAATAGGCAATATGGATCTGGGCCGGTTTTATTTGCAGCATGGGCAGTTTAAGAAAGCGAAAACCTACCTGGATACAGCCGTGACAATTATGGGCGCGGACCGGGTAATAGACCAACGGGAGTTGTTCAAAATGCGGTTCACCGCAGATTCTGCGTTGGGAAATTATTCCGCCGCCATTAAAAACCTGCAGTACTACCAGTTTCTCAATGATTCCATTTACAATGAAAGAAAAAGCCGGCAGATCGAAGAATTGACCGTGCAATACGAAACGCAGAAAAAAGAACAGAACATCCGGTTACTGGAGAATGAAAAGCAGTTGCAGCAAAACGAGCTGGCAAAGGAACAAAATACCAAACGCTGGATTGTTGGGGCTGTCCTGTTATTGATAGCTATTGTAGGCTTGCTGGTGAATTATTCCCGGTTAAAGCAACGCACTAACCAGGAACTGCAGGTGCAGCAAATACAAATTGAAAAGAAAAACAATTCCCTGCAACAGCTGGTGGCAGAAAAGGAATGGCTGGTGCGGGAGATCCATCACCGGGTAAAGAACAATTTTCATATGGTAATGGGGCTGTTGCATACACAGGCTGCCTACCTGCAGAGTGAGGAAGCCATCCAGGCGGTAACCGAAAGCTCACAGCGTATTCAGGCCATGTCGCTGGTGCATCAGAAATTGTATCAGTCAGATAATTTATCAGCCATCAACATGACCGGTTATATTCATGAGCTGATCGATTACCTGAAAGACAGTTTTCATACCGGCAATACCATCCGGTTCAACCTGCAAATTGACCCGGTAACTTTTACTGTTTCATACTGCGTTCCGGTTGGGCTCATTGTGAACGAAGCCGTTACCAATGCCATAAAGCATGCTTTTCCGGATAAGCAGGAAGGTGTAATAGATATTTCATTGAAAAGCCTGGGCGACGAACATTTTCTGCTTTCAATCAAAGACAATGGAGTTGGCTTGCCGGCGACATTCAATGCTGCCAGCCAGACCACTATGGGCATGCGGTTGATGCGGGGATTGAGTGATGACCTTGATGCGGTATTTCAAATTCACAATAACAATGGCACACAAATAACGCTTGATTTTATTGCTGAAGCGTAA
- a CDS encoding alpha/beta hydrolase → MGKTLPKTVVFITGAFVHHSCWDEWKNYFKSKGYHAIAPPWPHKSASAEALRNSHPSKNIAGNRLAALTDYYDNIVKQLPEKPILIGHSIGGLIVQLLLQRGLGFAGVAIHSVPPQGIMTFKFSFLKAGWGPLGFFTSTRKSFLMSFNQWKYAFTNGMDCDDQKEAYYQFAIPESKLIVRDTITKAAKVNFENPHAPLLLTSGSDDNTIPASLNYSNYQKYKNSNSITDYAAFKGRNHFVLGQPTWKEDADYILDWLTKLP, encoded by the coding sequence ATGGGGAAAACACTTCCAAAAACAGTCGTCTTTATCACCGGCGCTTTTGTTCATCACAGCTGCTGGGACGAATGGAAAAACTATTTTAAAAGCAAGGGGTACCATGCCATCGCCCCGCCCTGGCCGCATAAAAGCGCTTCGGCCGAAGCTTTGCGCAACAGCCATCCCAGCAAGAATATTGCCGGTAACCGGCTGGCGGCATTAACGGATTATTACGACAACATTGTAAAGCAGCTTCCTGAAAAGCCCATCCTCATCGGTCATTCCATCGGCGGGCTGATAGTGCAGCTGCTGTTGCAAAGAGGGTTGGGCTTTGCGGGTGTTGCCATTCACTCGGTGCCGCCACAGGGGATCATGACCTTTAAATTCTCCTTTCTAAAGGCGGGCTGGGGGCCACTTGGCTTCTTTACTTCCACCCGCAAATCGTTTCTGATGTCGTTCAACCAATGGAAATATGCTTTTACCAATGGTATGGATTGCGATGATCAGAAAGAAGCCTACTACCAGTTTGCCATTCCCGAATCCAAGCTGATCGTACGGGATACCATCACCAAAGCGGCCAAAGTAAACTTTGAAAATCCGCATGCCCCGTTGTTACTCACCTCCGGCAGTGACGACAACACCATTCCGGCTTCGCTGAATTACTCGAATTACCAGAAATACAAAAACAGCAATTCCATTACGGATTATGCAGCATTCAAGGGTAGAAATCACTTTGTTTTAGGCCAGCCCACCTGGAAAGAGGATGCAGATTATATCCTGGACTGGCTTACTAAACTACCATAA